From Nonlabens sp. Ci31, the proteins below share one genomic window:
- a CDS encoding CYTH domain-containing protein → MTEIERKFLFKNTDFLKGIEGKRITQGYLSTDPERTVRVRIKSDQGFLTIKGKSNQSGLSRYEWEKEITIQEAEQLLQLCLPGVIDKTRYEVVIENHTWEIDIFHGENNGLLLAEIELQSEEEYFLKPEWLVKEVTGDVRYYNSYISAQPFSKW, encoded by the coding sequence ATGACTGAAATAGAACGCAAATTCCTATTTAAAAACACCGATTTCCTAAAAGGTATAGAAGGAAAACGCATCACTCAAGGTTATCTATCTACAGATCCAGAACGTACGGTACGGGTGCGTATAAAAAGCGATCAAGGTTTTCTAACCATAAAAGGAAAGTCTAACCAAAGTGGCCTATCTCGTTATGAATGGGAAAAAGAAATTACCATACAAGAGGCTGAGCAGTTACTACAATTATGTTTGCCTGGCGTGATTGATAAAACCAGGTATGAAGTAGTTATAGAAAATCATACTTGGGAAATAGACATCTTCCACGGAGAAAATAACGGACTTCTACTAGCCGAAATTGAACTACAATCAGAAGAAGAATACTTCCTGAAACCAGAATGGCTGGTTAAAGAAGTCACTGGAGATGTGAGGTATTACAATTCTTATATCAGTGCTCAACCTTTTTCTAAGTGGTAG
- a CDS encoding NAD-dependent epimerase/dehydratase family protein, whose amino-acid sequence MKFTAIIIGATGLTGNILLSQLLEDARYDKVVTLSRKQIDNNHPKHYNHLADLFDPSTYKEFLKGDHLFICTGTTQAKTPNKEEYYKIEHDLPLGVARVAKENAVRKIITISALGANPDSNISYNRGKGEMERDLEDLGFEESYFVQPALIGGKRDEKRPFESAWKKFQKLIDPLLFGALKKYRTIEPETIASAMIYIAINAYDKNRIESDELVEIGSRL is encoded by the coding sequence ATGAAATTCACCGCAATAATTATAGGCGCAACAGGTCTAACGGGCAACATTTTACTCTCTCAACTGCTAGAAGATGCGAGGTATGATAAAGTAGTGACGCTTTCGCGAAAGCAAATCGACAACAACCACCCAAAACATTATAATCATCTAGCCGATTTATTTGACCCCTCCACCTATAAGGAGTTTTTAAAAGGAGATCATCTTTTTATATGCACAGGAACTACGCAGGCCAAAACTCCAAACAAAGAAGAATACTACAAAATCGAACATGATTTGCCCCTCGGAGTGGCACGAGTGGCTAAAGAAAATGCAGTGCGTAAAATCATCACTATTTCTGCTTTAGGTGCCAATCCTGATAGCAACATCTCTTATAATCGCGGCAAAGGAGAAATGGAACGAGACTTAGAAGATTTAGGTTTTGAGGAAAGCTATTTTGTCCAACCAGCACTTATAGGTGGCAAACGAGATGAAAAAAGGCCCTTTGAAAGTGCGTGGAAAAAATTTCAAAAATTGATTGATCCATTATTGTTCGGCGCTCTTAAAAAATACAGGACTATAGAACCAGAAACAATTGCGAGCGCTATGATTTATATAGCGATAAACGCTTATGATAAGAATAGAATAGAAAGTGATGAGTTGGTAGAAATAGGCAGTAGGCTGTAG
- the pbpC gene encoding penicillin-binding protein 1C, whose product MKKFLYKHKIKLSILTLLLVWYALCLPDQLFDVSYSTVIESKNGRLLDAHIAKDEQWRFPAVDSVPYRYKQCVLQYEDAYFYDHPGFNPVAIGKALADNITAGKVVRGGSTITQQVIRMSRKKDRKYYEKFIELIWATRLEIRLSKVEILELYASHAPYGGNVVGLDMAAWRYFGRKSHELSWAESATLAVLPNAPGLVYPGKRESLLQEKRDQVLLKLKEENIITAMDYELAISENVPTQDFRVPQLAPHLLQRANKEFGTQKLRTSIDYEMQETVNRIVKNHHNILQQNGVHNLAMLVLDVETQTVAAYVGNAPTTRVHSKDVDIIVAPRSTGSVLKPFLYAAMLDDGELLPHSLVKDTPTVIDGFSTENYDKRYTGAIPASQALSRSLNVPAVRLLREHTVPKFYNKLQDLKLTHINRGASTYGLSLIIGGGESSLWDMSRAYLGMAKTLELYTKNSSQYDPEVMNRLSYLDDNSAGVYIEPSRDAKAEKETSQKDVNWSLESSIYGAGSIYHTFEAMKKVNRPEGEEIWHFFNPDREIAWKTGTSFGNRDAWAIGVTPKYIIGVWTGNADGEGRADMTGIDSAAPVLFDLFNRLPTQSWFAPPYDDLIQVPTCKQSGYLATPLCESTSQNIPAVGEKFASCPFHKSINLDPTKTYQVNADCEPASQIVTTSWFTLPPVMSYYYARSNPAYKALPDYREDCVPATEDVMRFIQPKHNTTITLTKNVEGEQNSAIFEIAHKDSDAQVFWYMDDEFLGTTKNFHELAISGKKGKRLITAVDEEGNDVRIYVVFD is encoded by the coding sequence TTGAAAAAATTCCTCTACAAACATAAAATCAAACTCAGCATACTGACCCTGTTGCTGGTTTGGTACGCCTTGTGTTTACCAGATCAATTGTTTGATGTTTCTTATTCTACAGTAATAGAAAGTAAAAATGGTAGGTTGCTTGATGCGCATATTGCCAAAGACGAGCAATGGCGTTTTCCTGCTGTGGATAGTGTGCCCTACCGCTACAAACAATGCGTGCTGCAATATGAAGATGCTTATTTTTACGATCACCCAGGATTCAATCCAGTGGCTATAGGAAAAGCATTAGCTGATAATATTACCGCAGGAAAAGTAGTGCGTGGTGGTAGTACGATTACTCAGCAAGTCATTAGAATGTCACGTAAAAAAGACCGTAAATATTACGAGAAATTCATCGAGCTCATCTGGGCAACTAGATTAGAAATTCGGCTTTCTAAAGTAGAAATTCTTGAATTGTATGCTTCTCATGCGCCTTATGGTGGTAATGTGGTCGGTCTAGATATGGCGGCGTGGCGTTATTTTGGGAGAAAATCCCACGAGCTCAGTTGGGCCGAAAGTGCCACACTAGCCGTTTTACCCAATGCCCCAGGACTGGTTTATCCAGGAAAAAGAGAAAGCTTGCTCCAAGAAAAACGAGATCAAGTGTTGCTCAAGCTGAAAGAAGAAAACATCATTACAGCGATGGATTATGAACTCGCTATTTCAGAAAATGTGCCGACTCAAGATTTTAGAGTACCACAACTGGCACCGCATTTGTTGCAACGAGCTAACAAAGAATTCGGTACTCAAAAACTACGTACCAGTATTGATTATGAGATGCAGGAAACGGTGAACCGCATTGTAAAAAATCATCACAATATCCTCCAGCAAAATGGTGTGCATAATCTCGCCATGCTGGTTCTGGATGTGGAAACCCAAACAGTTGCTGCCTATGTAGGGAATGCCCCCACGACTAGAGTACACAGTAAAGATGTGGATATTATCGTGGCTCCACGATCTACAGGCAGCGTTTTAAAACCTTTTTTATATGCCGCAATGCTGGATGATGGAGAGTTGCTGCCCCACAGTCTGGTAAAAGACACGCCTACGGTTATCGATGGCTTTTCTACAGAGAATTACGACAAAAGATATACGGGTGCGATTCCCGCGTCTCAAGCTTTATCGAGGTCCTTAAATGTGCCTGCGGTGCGATTGTTGCGAGAGCATACTGTTCCTAAATTTTATAACAAATTGCAAGATTTAAAACTCACTCATATCAATCGTGGTGCGAGTACTTATGGACTGAGTTTGATCATTGGCGGTGGCGAGAGCAGCCTTTGGGACATGAGTCGCGCTTATCTAGGAATGGCCAAAACTTTAGAACTTTACACAAAAAACAGCAGTCAGTACGATCCAGAGGTCATGAACAGGTTGAGTTATTTGGATGATAATTCCGCTGGAGTTTATATCGAGCCTAGTCGAGATGCGAAAGCGGAAAAAGAAACATCTCAGAAAGACGTCAACTGGTCTTTAGAGTCATCCATCTATGGTGCAGGAAGTATTTACCACACTTTTGAAGCTATGAAAAAGGTCAACCGTCCAGAAGGAGAAGAGATTTGGCATTTTTTCAATCCAGATCGAGAAATCGCTTGGAAAACAGGAACAAGTTTTGGAAACCGAGATGCCTGGGCGATAGGCGTGACCCCTAAATATATTATAGGCGTCTGGACAGGAAATGCTGATGGGGAAGGACGAGCTGATATGACAGGAATAGATAGCGCCGCGCCAGTACTTTTTGATTTGTTCAATAGATTGCCTACACAAAGCTGGTTTGCGCCGCCTTATGATGACCTGATCCAGGTACCAACCTGTAAACAATCAGGTTATCTCGCAACCCCATTATGTGAATCTACAAGCCAAAATATTCCTGCAGTAGGAGAGAAATTTGCCTCTTGTCCTTTTCATAAATCCATCAACTTAGACCCTACAAAAACCTACCAAGTAAATGCCGATTGTGAGCCTGCCTCACAAATAGTAACCACCTCTTGGTTCACGTTGCCGCCGGTGATGTCTTATTACTATGCAAGGTCAAACCCTGCTTATAAAGCCTTACCCGATTACCGAGAGGACTGCGTTCCAGCCACTGAAGATGTGATGCGATTTATACAGCCCAAACACAATACCACCATCACGCTTACTAAAAATGTAGAAGGCGAGCAAAATAGTGCCATTTTTGAAATCGCTCATAAGGACAGTGATGCTCAGGTATTTTGGTATATGGACGATGAGTTTTTAGGCACTACTAAAAACTTTCATGAACTTGCTATTTCAGGTAAAAAAGGCAAGCGCCTGATTACCGCAGTGGATGAAGAGGGCAATGATGTGCGTATTTATGTGGTTTTTGATTGA
- the dinB gene encoding DNA polymerase IV — protein MHELADRKIIHVDMDAFYASVEQHDNPGLKGKPVAVGGGSDRGVVAAASYEARKYGVRSAMPSVTAKRLCPDLIFVKSRFDRYREVSEQIREIFQDYTDLVEPLSLDEAYLDVTENKYHFPSATIIAYEIRRRIYEVTGITASAGISVNKFIAKIASDYNKPNGQKTILPEEILLFLEELDIRKFHGIGKVTAEKMYQFGIFNGFDLKQKSLEFLAENFGKSGTHYYKIVRGIHKSPVKADRIRKSLGAERTFSENISSEIFMKERLIQIAEEIEKRIAKSDVAGKTVTLKIKFRDFKTQTRSKTLPYFIRDKETILNTAIELMEQESFRESVRLLGITLSNLNTAKEEVEDFVEVQLGFEF, from the coding sequence ATGCACGAACTAGCAGACCGAAAAATAATTCATGTAGATATGGATGCGTTTTATGCATCTGTAGAGCAACATGACAACCCAGGCTTAAAGGGGAAACCTGTTGCCGTAGGTGGCGGCAGCGATCGAGGTGTTGTAGCTGCAGCTAGTTACGAGGCCCGTAAATACGGTGTGCGCAGTGCTATGCCTAGCGTGACTGCAAAAAGATTGTGTCCGGACCTTATTTTTGTAAAAAGCAGATTTGACAGGTATCGAGAGGTATCGGAGCAGATAAGAGAAATTTTTCAAGACTATACGGACCTGGTAGAACCTTTGTCGTTAGATGAGGCTTATCTGGACGTAACGGAGAATAAATACCACTTTCCCAGCGCAACCATTATAGCCTACGAGATCAGAAGGCGTATTTATGAAGTTACAGGAATAACTGCAAGTGCAGGGATATCAGTTAATAAATTCATCGCCAAAATAGCCAGTGATTACAACAAGCCTAACGGTCAGAAAACTATTTTGCCAGAAGAGATCCTTCTTTTTCTAGAAGAACTGGACATTCGTAAATTTCATGGAATAGGGAAAGTTACCGCCGAGAAGATGTATCAATTTGGTATTTTTAATGGTTTTGATTTAAAACAGAAATCACTGGAGTTTCTAGCTGAAAACTTTGGAAAGAGCGGTACTCATTATTATAAAATCGTAAGGGGCATTCATAAAAGTCCTGTTAAAGCAGACCGAATTAGAAAATCTTTAGGTGCAGAACGCACGTTTTCTGAAAATATCTCTAGCGAGATCTTTATGAAAGAACGTCTTATCCAGATTGCTGAAGAAATTGAGAAACGTATCGCAAAATCAGATGTGGCTGGTAAAACAGTAACGCTTAAGATTAAATTTCGGGACTTTAAAACCCAAACACGCAGCAAGACTTTGCCTTACTTTATAAGAGACAAGGAGACGATTTTAAATACTGCCATAGAACTTATGGAGCAAGAAAGTTTTCGTGAAAGCGTGCGCCTTTTAGGAATTACACTTAGTAATTTGAACACGGCCAAAGAGGAAGTGGAAGACTTTGTTGAGGTGCAGCTGGGATTTGAGTTTTAA